The Leishmania major strain Friedlin complete genome, chromosome 23 genome has a segment encoding these proteins:
- a CDS encoding beta-fructosidase-like protein produces the protein MQAASAVATATATSSGIANLKQEASHEERLKVADHTAVKAWSLLNKMWYPDYHMASLAGWMGVPGGLCYHNGFYHVFYQYNPFSENWGPMHWGHMTSEDLVHWQHQPIALAPGELFDHDGCFSGSSVSYNNKLYIFYTGHTWRTESEKGSGNGTMGDGASFYQQQCVAVSSDGVNFEKLGAVVRPPPGYVHFRDPKVWQQDGRWWMVCGARDVTKDLGQLLLFTTEDLLKWDDTNWQVLGMTEDKNVFMWECPDMFRLGQMNVFLYSPQGMRKADYAYRNRFQSGYLLGSWNMSLVTAALSEREAGSPKGTASGSHAIGGPRWLASFDVTQRFREIDRGHDFYAPQTLLTKDGRRLIIGWMDMWESPMPTRGHGWSGCLTLPRELILDPFTGSVRMVPPKELLQLRCAQATILAQRIQESTDVLLVESCTAYELDIAFNMETSTAEKYGLWLGSGAELYVDAQSKRLVLNRHYPQHMLSGYRSCELPIGLLLQLHVFIDRSSIEVFVNNGEATFSSRVFPDEGDRALRVFSVNGTADMVGGTMWKLKATVRH, from the coding sequence atgcaagctgcttcagctgtggcgacggccaccgccactagcagcggcatcgcgaACCTAAAGCAGGAGGCGTCGCACGAGGAGCGGCTGAAGGTAGCCGATCACACGGCCGTGAAGGCATGGAGTTTGCTGAACAAGATGTGGTACCCGGACTACCATATGGCCTCCTTGGCCGGGTGGATGGGAGTGCCAGGCGGCCTTTGCTACCACAACGGTTTCTATCATGTTTTCTACCAGTACAACCCCTTCAGTGAGAACTGGGGTCCAATGCACTGGGGCCACATGACGAGCGAGGATCTTGTGCACTGGCAGCACCAGCCCATCGCCCTTGCTCCAGGGGAGCTGTTTGACCATGATGGCTGCTTCTCCGGGTCATCGGTGAGCTACAACAATAAGCTATACATCTTCTATACCGGGCACACGTGGCGCACTGAGAGTGAGAAAGGCAGCGGAAACGGCACCATGGGCGACGGGGCATCGTTTtaccagcagcagtgcgtcgccgtcagcagcgacggcgtgaACTTTGAGAagctcggcgccgtcgtgcgcCCGCCACCGGGGTACGTGCACTTCCGTGACCCGAAGGTGTGGCAGCAGGATGGGCGGTGGTGGATGGTGTGTGGTGCCCGTGACGTGACGAAGGACCttggccagctgctgctcttcaccACAGAAGACCTGCTTAAGTGGGACGACACGAACTGGCAGGTGCTGGGGATGACGGAGGACAAGAACGTATTCATGTGGGAGTGCCCCGACATGTTTCGGTTAGGTCAGATGAACGTCTTCCTGTACTCGCCGCAGGGGATGCGGAAGGCCGACTACGCCTACCGCAATCGCTTCCAGAGCGGCTACCTGCTCGGCTCGTGGAACATGTCAttggtgacggcggcgttATCAGAGCGGGAAGCAGGTTCGCCGAAGGGCACCGCTAGCGGTAGTCACGCCATTGGCGGACCCCGCTGGTTGGCCTCGTTCGACGTGACGCAGCGCTTCCGCGAGATCGATCGCGGCCATGACTTCTACGCACCGCAGACACTGCTCACCAAGGATGGGCGGCGGCTCATCATAGGCTGGATGGACATGTGGGAGAGCCCCATGCCAACGCGCGGGCACggctggagcggctgcctgacgctgccgcgggaGCTGATTTTAGATCCATTCACGGGCAGTGTTCGCATGGTGCCGCCaaaggagctgctgcagctgcggtgtGCGCAGGCCACCATTCTCGCTCAGCGAATTCAGGAGAGCACCGACGTGCTTCTTGTGGAGAGTTGCACTGCCTACGAGCTCGATATTGCCTTCAACATGGAGACGAGCACGGCGGAGAAGTACGGGCTGTGGCTCGGCTCAGGGGCGGAGCTGTACGTGGACGCGCAGTCGAAACGGCTGGTGCTGAACCGCCACTACCCGCAACACATGCTGAGTGGGTATCGCTCCTGCGAGCTGCCGATTGGTTtgcttctgcagctgcacgtgTTCATTGACCGCTCGTCGATTGAGGTGTTCGTGAACAACGGCGAGGCCACCTTCTCTTCCCGCGTCTTCCCGGACGAGGGCGACCGAGCGTTGCGCGTCTTCTCGGTCAACGGGACTGCGGACATGGTGGGCGGTACCATGTGGAAGCTGAAGGCGACGGTGAGGCACTGA